A genomic segment from Nitratiruptor sp. YY08-10 encodes:
- a CDS encoding TatD family hydrolase, with product MIIETHTHLDHQMFQEDVDEVIQRAKEVGVKRFIIPGADPKDLPRAVELAQKYDEVFFAVGVHPYDIDYFDESLFATYATHEKCVAIGECGLDYYRLPKENEDKERIKKQQKEIFIRQIEIANELDLPLIVHIREASNDAKEILEQKSGPRGGVLHCYNASPILLELSDRFYYGIGGVVTFKNAKKLVQILPDIPRNRIVLETDAPYLTPEPYRGKRNEPAYLRFVVQKMAQILDVLPQEIEERTTQNAKKLFHIV from the coding sequence TTGATTATCGAGACGCATACACATCTGGACCATCAGATGTTCCAAGAAGATGTGGATGAAGTTATACAAAGAGCGAAAGAAGTAGGAGTGAAACGTTTCATCATTCCAGGAGCCGATCCCAAAGATTTACCAAGAGCAGTAGAACTTGCTCAAAAATATGATGAGGTCTTTTTTGCAGTCGGTGTTCATCCATATGATATTGACTATTTTGATGAATCTTTGTTTGCAACCTATGCGACACATGAAAAGTGTGTTGCGATTGGTGAGTGTGGGCTTGATTACTACCGACTTCCAAAGGAGAATGAAGACAAAGAACGTATCAAAAAACAGCAAAAAGAGATTTTTATCCGGCAAATAGAGATAGCAAACGAACTCGATCTTCCTTTGATTGTCCATATCCGTGAAGCGAGCAATGATGCAAAAGAGATTTTGGAACAAAAAAGCGGTCCTCGAGGAGGCGTGCTTCACTGCTATAATGCAAGTCCGATTTTGTTAGAACTCAGCGATCGATTCTATTATGGAATCGGTGGTGTTGTGACATTCAAAAATGCAAAAAAATTGGTGCAAATCCTGCCAGATATTCCTCGAAACAGAATCGTCTTAGAAACAGATGCTCCCTATCTGACGCCGGAACCGTATCGAGGAAAGAGAAACGAACCTGCCTATCTGCGATTTGTTGTACAGAAGATGGCGCAGATTTTAGATGTGTTGCCGCAAGAGATAGAAGAGAGGACTACACAAAATGCAAAAAAACTCTTTCATATAGTATAA